One Nocardia farcinica genomic region harbors:
- a CDS encoding TetR/AcrR family transcriptional regulator: MRQDSPDEARQLLALLWRHRMPGRPTTRGPKPTVTVDEVIAAAVALADREGYDKVSIRAIAADLGLRPMSVYTYVPSKEALTVLMVDAVAAQDPPIPAELPVRARMAAIADLVRAEILAHPWLLEVPPWRLVLGPGRLRRYERQLAAIDGIGLSDTEMDRVIAVLTDFATGNARLAVAAARETSELSDEQWWQRFGPELTRVMPVAEFPLSARVGAAVGEQYQAPADPDGAYAFGLAKLVDGILADLE; encoded by the coding sequence GTGCGTCAGGACAGCCCCGACGAGGCCCGGCAGCTGCTGGCCCTGCTGTGGCGGCACCGCATGCCCGGCCGCCCCACCACCCGCGGCCCCAAGCCCACGGTCACCGTCGACGAGGTGATCGCCGCAGCCGTCGCCCTGGCCGACCGCGAGGGCTACGACAAGGTCTCCATCCGCGCCATCGCCGCCGATCTCGGGCTCCGGCCGATGAGCGTGTACACCTACGTGCCGAGCAAGGAGGCGCTGACCGTCCTCATGGTCGACGCCGTCGCCGCACAGGATCCACCCATTCCGGCCGAGCTGCCGGTGCGGGCCAGGATGGCCGCGATCGCCGATCTGGTGCGCGCGGAGATCCTCGCGCACCCGTGGCTGCTCGAGGTGCCGCCGTGGCGGCTGGTGCTCGGCCCGGGGCGGCTGCGGCGCTACGAACGCCAGCTCGCCGCCATCGACGGGATCGGACTGTCGGATACGGAGATGGATCGGGTGATCGCGGTGCTCACCGATTTCGCCACCGGCAACGCGCGCCTCGCGGTCGCCGCGGCCCGGGAGACCAGCGAACTCAGCGACGAGCAGTGGTGGCAGCGCTTCGGCCCGGAGCTGACGCGGGTGATGCCCGTCGCGGAGTTCCCGCTCTCGGCGCGGGTGGGCGCGGCTGTCGGCGAGCAGTATCAGGCGCCCGCCGACCCGGACGGGGCCTACGCGTTCGGCCTGGCCAAGCTCGTCGACGGCATCCTCGCCGATCTGGAGTGA
- a CDS encoding DUF7455 domain-containing protein: MPGTLTSTPLTAVDRCDRCGAAARVRAVLPAGGELLFCQHHANEHMDRLRELDAVIDTESAPAL, translated from the coding sequence ATGCCAGGAACCCTGACTAGCACCCCACTGACCGCGGTCGATCGTTGCGACCGTTGCGGGGCGGCTGCCCGTGTGCGCGCAGTGCTGCCCGCAGGTGGCGAGTTGCTCTTCTGCCAGCATCACGCGAACGAACACATGGATCGGCTGCGTGAGCTCGACGCCGTGATCGATACGGAATCGGCTCCCGCTCTCTGA
- a CDS encoding DUF952 domain-containing protein, whose product MRYDTHTLVHLCSSAEWTRARAAGEYRPASLDEIGFVHLSAPAQAHLPANRLFAGREDLVVLHIDTRRVTAPIRWEPGLPDDPAGMLFPHLYGPLPLAAVTAVHQLRPAADGTFAPLDGAD is encoded by the coding sequence GTGCGCTACGACACTCACACTCTCGTTCACCTCTGTAGTTCCGCGGAGTGGACACGGGCGCGTGCGGCCGGCGAGTACCGGCCCGCCTCGCTCGACGAGATCGGCTTCGTGCACCTGTCCGCACCCGCCCAGGCGCACCTGCCGGCAAACCGTCTGTTCGCCGGTCGCGAGGATCTGGTCGTCCTGCACATCGACACCCGCCGCGTGACCGCGCCCATCCGCTGGGAACCCGGGCTGCCCGACGACCCGGCCGGCATGCTGTTCCCGCACCTCTACGGCCCGCTGCCTCTGGCCGCGGTCACCGCGGTACACCAGCTGCGACCCGCGGCGGACGGGACATTCGCTCCGCTCGACGGCGCGGATTAG
- a CDS encoding cation:proton antiporter regulatory subunit, which yields MNVDVTALPGIGVRKDFEARSGRRIGVVDHRDGGIDLIVSKADDPDACAAQVPLTTDEAAVLANLLGAPQLVEKLRADHRDLPGITTRQLPIGEDSPYAGRTLGETQMRTRTKVSIVAAMRSGQLHASPGPDFTFAADDILVVVGTPDGLDAAAKILTHG from the coding sequence GTGAACGTCGATGTCACCGCACTGCCCGGGATCGGGGTACGCAAGGACTTCGAGGCGCGGTCCGGTCGCCGGATCGGCGTGGTCGACCACCGGGACGGTGGCATCGACCTCATCGTCTCCAAGGCCGACGACCCCGACGCCTGCGCCGCCCAGGTCCCGCTGACCACCGACGAGGCGGCGGTGCTGGCCAATCTGCTCGGCGCGCCCCAGCTGGTGGAGAAGCTGCGCGCCGACCACCGGGACCTGCCCGGCATCACCACCCGTCAGCTACCGATCGGCGAGGATTCCCCCTACGCCGGACGCACCCTCGGCGAGACCCAGATGCGCACCCGCACCAAGGTCTCGATCGTCGCGGCGATGCGCTCGGGTCAGCTGCACGCCTCGCCCGGTCCCGACTTCACCTTCGCCGCCGACGACATCCTGGTCGTCGTCGGCACACCCGACGGCTTGGACGCCGCCGCGAAGATTCTCACCCACGGATGA
- a CDS encoding cation:proton antiporter produces the protein MSGTALGLLELGAVLFALGLLGRVAMRIGMSPIPLYLLGGLAFGSGGFTELHSAGEFSHLAGEIGVVLLLLLLGLEYTAAELVTGLRRSWAAGLFDLVANATPGALVALLLGWGFTGAITMAGVTYISSSGIVAKVLNDLGRLGNRETPVILSILVFEDLAMAVYLPILTTILAGLSFFSGMKALGIALVTVTLVLVVALRYGRYVSALVNSPDNEVFLLKLLGAALLVAGAASALNVSAAVGAFLLGIAISGSTAHQAVKLLEPLRDLFAAIFFVAFGLNTDPRAIPPVLGWAVALAVLTTLTKIGTGWWAARRQGIRRMGRARAGAALVARGEFSIVIAGLAVTMGAVDGRLAALASAYVLLMAVLGPVAARVVEPVAGFAQRRRAPAL, from the coding sequence GTGAGCGGTACCGCGCTCGGGCTGCTCGAGCTCGGCGCTGTCCTGTTCGCTCTGGGGCTGCTCGGGCGGGTGGCGATGCGGATCGGCATGTCGCCGATCCCGTTGTATCTGCTCGGCGGGCTCGCCTTCGGTTCCGGCGGTTTCACCGAACTGCATTCGGCGGGCGAGTTCAGTCACCTCGCCGGTGAGATCGGTGTGGTGCTGCTGCTGTTGCTGCTCGGTCTCGAATACACCGCGGCCGAGCTGGTGACCGGGCTGCGCCGATCGTGGGCGGCGGGTCTGTTCGACCTGGTCGCCAACGCCACCCCGGGTGCGCTGGTGGCCCTGCTGCTCGGCTGGGGATTCACCGGCGCGATCACCATGGCCGGGGTCACCTACATCTCCTCCTCCGGGATCGTCGCCAAGGTGCTCAACGATCTGGGCAGGCTCGGTAACCGCGAGACACCGGTGATCCTGTCGATCCTGGTGTTCGAGGATCTGGCGATGGCGGTGTACCTGCCGATCCTCACCACCATCCTGGCCGGGCTGAGCTTCTTCAGCGGCATGAAGGCGCTGGGCATCGCGCTGGTGACGGTGACGCTGGTGCTGGTGGTCGCGCTGCGCTACGGCCGCTACGTGTCGGCCCTGGTCAACAGCCCCGACAACGAGGTGTTCCTGCTGAAGCTGCTCGGCGCCGCGCTGCTGGTGGCCGGGGCCGCCTCGGCGCTCAACGTCTCCGCGGCGGTGGGCGCGTTCCTGCTCGGCATCGCGATCTCCGGCTCCACCGCCCACCAGGCGGTGAAGCTGCTCGAACCGCTGCGCGATCTGTTCGCGGCGATCTTCTTCGTCGCCTTCGGCCTCAACACCGACCCGCGTGCGATCCCGCCGGTGCTGGGGTGGGCGGTGGCGTTGGCGGTGCTGACCACGCTGACCAAGATCGGCACCGGGTGGTGGGCGGCGCGGCGGCAGGGCATCCGCCGGATGGGCCGGGCCAGGGCGGGTGCGGCACTGGTGGCGCGCGGCGAATTCTCCATCGTCATCGCCGGACTCGCGGTCACGATGGGCGCGGTCGACGGCAGGCTCGCGGCGCTGGCCTCGGCGTACGTGCTGTTGATGGCGGTGCTGGGGCCGGTCGCGGCCCGGGTGGTGGAGCCGGTGGCCGGGTTCGCGCAACGGCGGCGCGCCCCCGCGCTGTGA
- a CDS encoding MHYT domain-containing protein, with protein sequence MLDIHHFTYGWLTPLLAYVMSFTGSLLGLQCAVRARSGEGRIGWLVLAAFAIGGTGIWVMHFIAMLGFSIDGAQIRYDVPLTLLSAVTAIVVTGAGLFLVVRPTPSRAALCGGGAVTGLGVAAMHYSGMFALRTDATIGYHAAPVVLSLLVAVGAATAALWFTLRVNGFLSTAGAAAIMALAVSSMHYTGMAAVHVEPGHRHGPPSGAGAMQLLAPLIVGISIVTMLLLIAVSLTSIERTVELPPLRPVAVRPAADDFATGPLPVVRAQPAPEPVPAPPVAAVAPPSSTPYWPTTDDIRRARR encoded by the coding sequence GTGCTCGACATTCACCACTTCACCTACGGGTGGTTGACACCCCTGCTCGCCTACGTCATGTCCTTCACCGGTTCCCTGCTGGGGTTGCAGTGCGCGGTGCGCGCACGCTCGGGCGAGGGCCGGATCGGCTGGCTCGTGCTGGCCGCGTTCGCGATCGGCGGCACCGGCATCTGGGTCATGCATTTCATTGCCATGCTGGGCTTTTCGATCGACGGTGCGCAGATCCGCTACGACGTGCCGCTGACTCTGCTCAGCGCGGTCACCGCGATCGTGGTGACCGGAGCCGGCCTGTTCCTGGTGGTCCGGCCCACACCGTCGCGGGCGGCGCTGTGCGGCGGCGGCGCGGTCACCGGCCTCGGTGTGGCGGCCATGCACTACTCGGGCATGTTCGCGCTGCGCACGGATGCCACGATCGGCTATCACGCCGCGCCGGTCGTCCTCTCCCTGCTCGTCGCGGTCGGCGCGGCGACCGCGGCGCTGTGGTTCACGCTGCGGGTCAACGGGTTTCTGAGCACCGCGGGCGCCGCGGCGATCATGGCGCTGGCGGTGTCGAGCATGCACTACACCGGGATGGCGGCGGTCCACGTCGAGCCGGGCCACCGGCACGGGCCGCCGAGTGGCGCGGGCGCGATGCAACTGCTGGCGCCGCTGATCGTCGGCATCAGCATCGTCACGATGTTGCTGCTCATCGCGGTGAGCCTCACCTCGATCGAGCGGACCGTCGAGCTGCCGCCGCTGCGGCCGGTGGCGGTGCGGCCCGCCGCCGACGATTTCGCGACCGGGCCGCTGCCGGTGGTGCGAGCGCAACCCGCACCCGAGCCGGTACCCGCCCCACCGGTCGCGGCGGTCGCGCCGCCGTCGAGCACGCCGTACTGGCCGACGACCGACGACATCCGCCGCGCCCGCCGTTGA
- a CDS encoding RNA polymerase sigma factor, producing MVATTRQTAGSADADSEEPTAARPVRKAAAKKAPAKKAAAKKAPAKKAAAKKAPAKKATTKKAGPDGEPGADEPIDEEAIDLEDLDDLEVDEGDLADDPEIAEAAEEPAEDEEAEEEPSAADKASGDFVWDEEESEALRQARKDAELTASADSVRAYLKQIGKVALLNAEEEVELAKRIEAGLYAAEKMREFAESGEKLPVAMRRDYNWIVRDGNRAKNHLLEANLRLVVSLAKRYTGRGMAFLDLIQEGNLGLIRAVEKFDYTKGYKFSTYATWWIRQAITRAMADQARTIRIPVHMVEVINKLGRIQRELLQDLGREPTPEELAKEMDITPEKVLEIQQYAREPISLDQTIGDEGDSQLGDFIEDSEAVVAVDAVSFTLLQDQLQSVLETLSEREAGVVRLRFGLTDGQPRTLDEIGQVYGVTRERIRQIESKTMSKLRHPSRSQVLRDYLD from the coding sequence GTGGTAGCCACGACCCGTCAGACCGCCGGTTCGGCCGACGCCGACTCCGAAGAACCCACCGCAGCACGGCCGGTCCGCAAGGCTGCCGCCAAGAAGGCCCCGGCCAAGAAGGCCGCAGCGAAGAAGGCACCCGCCAAGAAGGCCGCGGCCAAGAAGGCGCCTGCGAAGAAGGCCACCACCAAGAAGGCCGGCCCCGACGGCGAGCCCGGCGCGGACGAGCCCATCGACGAGGAGGCCATCGACCTCGAGGATCTCGACGATCTCGAGGTGGACGAGGGCGACCTCGCCGACGACCCGGAGATCGCCGAGGCCGCCGAGGAGCCCGCCGAGGACGAGGAGGCCGAGGAGGAGCCCTCGGCCGCCGACAAGGCCTCCGGCGACTTCGTCTGGGACGAGGAGGAATCCGAGGCGCTGCGGCAGGCCCGCAAGGACGCCGAACTCACCGCCTCGGCCGACTCGGTGCGCGCCTACCTCAAGCAGATCGGCAAGGTGGCGCTGCTCAACGCCGAAGAGGAGGTCGAGCTCGCCAAGCGGATCGAGGCCGGCCTGTACGCGGCCGAGAAGATGCGCGAGTTCGCCGAGTCCGGCGAGAAGCTGCCGGTGGCCATGCGCCGCGATTACAACTGGATCGTGCGCGACGGCAACCGCGCCAAGAACCACCTGCTCGAGGCGAACCTGCGCTTGGTCGTCTCGCTGGCCAAGCGCTACACCGGCCGCGGCATGGCGTTCCTGGACCTGATCCAGGAGGGCAACCTCGGCCTGATCCGCGCGGTGGAGAAGTTCGACTACACCAAGGGCTACAAGTTCTCGACCTATGCCACCTGGTGGATCCGCCAGGCCATCACCCGCGCGATGGCCGACCAGGCCCGCACCATCCGCATCCCGGTGCACATGGTCGAGGTCATCAACAAGCTCGGCCGCATCCAGCGCGAGTTGCTCCAGGACCTCGGCCGTGAGCCGACGCCGGAGGAGCTGGCCAAGGAAATGGACATCACGCCGGAGAAGGTTCTCGAGATCCAGCAGTACGCGCGCGAGCCGATCTCGCTGGACCAGACCATCGGCGACGAGGGCGACAGCCAGCTCGGCGACTTCATCGAGGACTCCGAGGCCGTGGTCGCGGTCGACGCGGTGAGCTTCACCCTGTTGCAGGATCAGCTGCAGTCGGTGCTGGAGACGCTGTCCGAGCGCGAGGCGGGCGTGGTGCGGCTGCGCTTCGGCCTCACCGACGGCCAGCCGCGCACCCTCGACGAGATCGGCCAGGTCTACGGAGTCACCCGGGAGCGCATCCGGCAGATCGAGTCGAAGACGATGAGCAAGCTGCGCCACCCCAGCCGCTCCCAGGTGCTGCGCGACTACCTGGACTGA
- the ppgK gene encoding polyphosphate--glucose phosphotransferase, translating to MSARGHAFGIDIGGSGVKGAAVDLATGELVHDRIKIATPQPSTPHAVADAVAELVAKADWDGPVGITLPAVVLDGITRTAANIDKSWIGTDARALFSAALGGRPVTVLNDADAAGLAEDRYGAAKEFTGLVLLLTFGTGIGSALLYHGTLVPNTELGHLEIGGMETEHRAAASVKDRLGLSYPQWAAEVSTVLVGLENLFWPTVIVAGGGISRDADQWIPLLTNRTPVVAAHLKNTAGIVGAAMAIESGLVP from the coding sequence ATGTCCGCTCGGGGGCACGCATTCGGGATCGATATCGGTGGCAGCGGCGTGAAGGGCGCCGCCGTCGACCTGGCCACCGGCGAGCTGGTGCACGACCGGATCAAGATCGCGACACCGCAGCCGTCGACCCCGCACGCGGTCGCCGACGCGGTCGCCGAACTGGTCGCCAAGGCCGACTGGGACGGCCCGGTCGGCATCACTCTGCCCGCGGTCGTGCTCGACGGCATCACCCGCACCGCCGCCAACATCGACAAGAGCTGGATCGGCACCGACGCCCGCGCCCTGTTCTCCGCGGCGCTGGGCGGGCGCCCGGTGACGGTGCTCAACGACGCCGACGCGGCGGGGCTGGCCGAGGACCGCTACGGCGCGGCAAAGGAATTCACCGGCCTGGTGCTGCTGCTCACCTTCGGCACCGGCATCGGCTCGGCCCTGCTCTACCACGGCACCCTGGTGCCCAACACGGAGCTGGGCCACCTCGAGATCGGCGGTATGGAGACCGAGCACCGTGCCGCCGCCTCGGTGAAGGACCGGCTCGGCCTGAGCTACCCGCAGTGGGCGGCCGAGGTCAGCACCGTCCTGGTGGGACTGGAGAATCTGTTCTGGCCGACGGTGATCGTCGCGGGCGGTGGCATCAGCCGCGACGCCGATCAGTGGATTCCCTTGTTGACCAATCGCACTCCGGTGGTGGCCGCGCATCTGAAGAACACCGCGGGTATCGTCGGTGCGGCGATGGCGATCGAGTCCGGCCTGGTGCCCTGA
- a CDS encoding inositol monophosphatase family protein, with the protein MSAAEPTVASPASPAAAESPAAVAELRRTAVELAERAADHVRARRPEVFGPDAEAADAVRTKGHATDPVTVVDTETEELIRGLLARHRPGEAVLGEEGGGSLGADDGAVHWVVDPIDGTVNFLYGIPGYAVSVAAMRGGRSVAGAVVDVARQVTYSAGLGAGAHAHTAGGPAERLHCSAADSLDLALVATGFAYGRHRRTRQAEIIARVLPQVRDIRRFGAAALDLCHVAAGRVDAYFEHGLNAWDWGAGALIAAEAGAVLTLPAAHRSGAEGDLVVAAAPGIADELAGVLRAAGATDPIPDR; encoded by the coding sequence ATGTCAGCAGCCGAACCCACCGTCGCATCCCCCGCATCCCCCGCAGCCGCCGAATCCCCCGCAGCCGTCGCCGAGCTGCGCCGCACGGCCGTCGAACTCGCCGAACGCGCCGCCGACCATGTGCGCGCCCGCCGCCCCGAGGTGTTCGGCCCGGACGCCGAGGCCGCCGACGCGGTGCGGACCAAGGGCCACGCCACCGACCCGGTCACCGTGGTCGACACCGAGACCGAGGAACTGATCCGCGGCCTGCTGGCCCGGCATCGCCCCGGCGAAGCCGTGCTGGGCGAGGAGGGCGGCGGCAGCCTGGGCGCCGACGACGGCGCGGTGCACTGGGTCGTCGACCCGATCGACGGCACCGTCAATTTCCTCTACGGCATCCCCGGCTACGCCGTCTCGGTGGCGGCGATGCGGGGTGGCCGGTCCGTCGCGGGCGCGGTCGTCGACGTCGCCCGGCAGGTCACCTACAGCGCCGGGCTCGGGGCGGGCGCGCACGCGCACACCGCCGGCGGCCCGGCCGAACGGTTGCACTGCTCGGCCGCGGACTCGCTGGACCTGGCGCTGGTCGCCACCGGTTTCGCCTACGGCAGACACCGGCGGACGCGGCAGGCCGAGATCATCGCCCGGGTGCTGCCGCAGGTGCGCGACATCCGCCGCTTCGGCGCCGCCGCGCTCGACCTGTGCCACGTGGCCGCGGGCCGGGTCGACGCCTACTTCGAGCACGGGCTCAACGCCTGGGACTGGGGCGCTGGCGCGCTGATCGCCGCCGAAGCCGGTGCGGTGCTGACGCTGCCGGCCGCCCACCGGTCCGGCGCCGAGGGCGACCTCGTGGTGGCCGCCGCCCCCGGTATCGCCGACGAACTCGCCGGGGTGCTGCGCGCGGCGGGCGCCACCGATCCGATCCCGGACCGCTGA
- the cei gene encoding envelope integrity protein Cei, whose product MVSLITEGSATDPQGRPYPRRRPRPWLVMLGVLALICSIVWIKALTTEDADTAAMACNSPSPAAEPGAEPAPALGQRVGASRLEEVEPAPLAESKVRVLNANNQRGQAADVASRLGDLGFGSAPGTQYGNDPIYVNGDLECMGQIRFGVNGRPAAATVQLVVPCAELIEDQRTDETVDLVLGSLFRGIQPSNDAEEVLRSLKNPAPGDSPKIDIDLLEAARTARC is encoded by the coding sequence GTGGTTTCACTGATCACCGAAGGCAGCGCGACCGATCCGCAGGGTCGCCCGTATCCTCGGCGCCGCCCGCGGCCCTGGCTCGTCATGCTCGGCGTCCTCGCGCTGATCTGCTCGATCGTGTGGATCAAGGCGCTGACGACCGAGGATGCCGACACCGCGGCGATGGCCTGCAACTCCCCCAGCCCGGCCGCCGAGCCCGGTGCCGAGCCCGCCCCCGCCCTCGGGCAGCGGGTCGGTGCGTCCCGGCTCGAGGAGGTCGAGCCCGCGCCGCTGGCCGAGAGCAAGGTGCGCGTGCTCAACGCCAACAACCAGCGCGGCCAGGCCGCCGATGTCGCGTCCCGGCTCGGTGATCTCGGCTTCGGGAGCGCGCCGGGGACGCAGTACGGCAACGATCCGATATACGTCAACGGCGACCTGGAATGCATGGGCCAGATCCGGTTCGGCGTGAACGGCAGGCCCGCCGCCGCGACCGTGCAACTGGTCGTGCCGTGCGCGGAACTCATCGAGGACCAGCGCACCGACGAGACCGTCGACCTGGTGCTCGGCTCGCTGTTCCGCGGCATCCAGCCCAGCAACGACGCCGAGGAGGTGCTGCGGTCGCTGAAGAACCCGGCCCCCGGCGACAGCCCGAAGATCGATATCGATCTGCTGGAGGCCGCGCGCACCGCGCGCTGCTGA
- a CDS encoding DUF4193 domain-containing protein, whose protein sequence is MATDYDAPRRTETDDVSEDSLEELKARRNEAQSAVVDIDESDTAESFELPGADLSEEVLSVRVIPKQADEFTCSSCFLVHHRSRLASEAGGQMICMDCAA, encoded by the coding sequence ATGGCAACCGACTATGACGCACCGAGGCGCACCGAAACCGACGACGTGTCGGAGGATTCGCTGGAGGAGCTGAAGGCTCGTCGTAACGAGGCACAGTCCGCCGTCGTGGATATCGACGAATCCGATACCGCGGAGTCGTTCGAGCTTCCCGGCGCGGACCTGTCCGAGGAAGTGCTTTCGGTTCGGGTGATCCCCAAGCAGGCCGACGAGTTCACCTGTTCGAGCTGTTTCCTGGTGCACCATCGCAGCAGGCTCGCCAGCGAAGCGGGTGGGCAGATGATCTGCATGGACTGCGCCGCCTGA
- a CDS encoding DUF3093 domain-containing protein, with product MSDQPNPSVTERRDPTVHTYRERLWVPWWWWPIGLGVAGLLAAEIHMGAPGLRAWLPYALLFPVPVWVLLWMSRHRLEVAPDASGTPELRVDRAHLPVNFVARAAVVAPSAKSAALGRQLDPAAYVQHRPWVGPMVLLVLNDPDDPTPYWLVSARRPDRVLAALGLPSAS from the coding sequence GTGTCGGACCAGCCCAACCCGTCGGTGACCGAGCGTCGTGACCCGACCGTGCACACCTATCGCGAGCGCCTCTGGGTGCCCTGGTGGTGGTGGCCGATCGGCCTCGGCGTGGCCGGTCTGCTCGCCGCCGAGATCCACATGGGCGCGCCGGGTCTGCGGGCCTGGTTGCCCTATGCCCTGTTGTTCCCGGTGCCGGTGTGGGTATTGCTGTGGATGAGCAGGCATCGGCTGGAAGTCGCTCCCGACGCCTCGGGGACGCCGGAGCTGCGGGTCGACCGCGCGCACCTGCCGGTGAATTTCGTCGCGCGGGCCGCGGTGGTGGCGCCCTCGGCCAAGAGTGCGGCGCTGGGCCGCCAGCTCGACCCGGCCGCGTATGTGCAGCACCGGCCCTGGGTGGGCCCGATGGTGCTGCTGGTGTTGAACGACCCGGACGATCCGACGCCGTACTGGTTGGTCAGCGCACGTCGGCCCGACCGGGTCCTGGCCGCACTCGGTCTGCCGAGCGCGAGCTGA
- the dut gene encoding dUTP diphosphatase, which produces MSALSPIPLRRLDPGIPVPTRAHPGDAGVDLCTTEDVVLAPGERALVGTGIAVALPVGTVGLIHPRSGLAAKTGLSVVNTPGTVDAGYRGEIKVCLINHDPRTPIELRRGDRIAQLLVQRVELVDFVEVEQLDETSRGAGGHGSSGGHASLTPGARSAARVAQEG; this is translated from the coding sequence GTGAGCGCACTTTCACCGATACCGCTGCGGCGGCTGGATCCCGGCATCCCCGTGCCGACGCGCGCCCATCCCGGCGACGCGGGCGTCGACCTGTGCACCACCGAGGACGTCGTGCTGGCGCCGGGGGAGCGGGCGCTGGTCGGCACCGGCATCGCGGTGGCGTTGCCGGTGGGCACCGTCGGCCTGATCCATCCCCGCTCCGGCCTGGCCGCCAAGACCGGCCTGTCGGTGGTGAACACCCCCGGCACCGTGGACGCGGGCTACCGGGGCGAGATCAAGGTGTGCCTGATCAATCACGACCCGCGTACGCCGATCGAGCTGCGCCGTGGCGACCGCATCGCGCAGCTGCTCGTGCAGCGGGTGGAACTGGTGGACTTCGTCGAGGTGGAGCAGCTCGACGAGACCTCCCGCGGCGCGGGTGGCCACGGGTCCAGCGGCGGTCATGCGAGCTTGACCCCGGGCGCGCGGAGCGCGGCCCGGGTGGCCCAGGAGGGGTGA
- a CDS encoding DUF3710 domain-containing protein translates to MFGRKKRDTKRFESDAYDEDYADQGYDEAYDDTYGDDAYEDDAYDEVAGHGEYSSGPLHAAPEPERRGPYDYDEVAELLADVADQRLDLGSVILPVPPGGQLQVEMTPDGAPQAVHLATEHGRITVAAYAAPKSPGQWRTVAADLADSLRKDGAQVSVETGPWGRELHAVTPSADLRFIGVDGYRWMVRLVAAGPAGAAADGMPLVTAARAIMSETVVRRGSDPLPVRDPLPVVLPQQLAEQLAAAHQAQMQAQQQQMAAQAAPPPTPAPTPKPVPQEPRRGVGGSAMQQLGLN, encoded by the coding sequence ATGTTCGGCAGGAAGAAGCGCGACACCAAGAGATTCGAGTCCGACGCCTACGACGAGGACTACGCGGATCAGGGGTACGACGAGGCTTACGACGACACCTACGGAGACGACGCCTACGAAGACGACGCCTACGACGAGGTGGCCGGCCACGGCGAGTACTCGTCCGGGCCGCTGCACGCCGCCCCCGAGCCCGAACGGCGCGGCCCCTACGACTACGACGAGGTCGCCGAACTGCTCGCCGACGTCGCCGATCAGCGGCTCGATCTGGGGTCGGTGATCCTGCCGGTGCCGCCGGGCGGGCAGCTCCAGGTGGAGATGACCCCCGACGGCGCGCCGCAGGCCGTGCATCTGGCCACCGAGCACGGTCGCATCACCGTGGCGGCCTACGCGGCGCCGAAATCGCCGGGGCAGTGGCGCACCGTCGCCGCGGACCTGGCCGATTCGCTGCGCAAGGACGGTGCCCAGGTGTCGGTGGAGACCGGTCCGTGGGGCCGCGAGCTGCACGCGGTGACGCCGAGTGCGGATCTGCGTTTCATCGGCGTCGACGGCTACCGCTGGATGGTGCGCCTGGTCGCGGCGGGCCCGGCGGGCGCGGCCGCCGACGGCATGCCGCTGGTGACCGCGGCGCGCGCGATCATGTCCGAGACCGTGGTGCGGCGCGGCAGCGATCCGCTGCCGGTGCGCGATCCGCTGCCGGTGGTGCTGCCCCAGCAGCTGGCCGAACAGCTCGCTGCCGCCCATCAGGCGCAGATGCAGGCCCAGCAGCAGCAGATGGCCGCGCAGGCCGCGCCACCGCCCACTCCCGCCCCGACCCCGAAGCCGGTGCCGCAGGAGCCCCGCCGTGGTGTCGGTGGGTCGGCGATGCAGCAGCTCGGCCTGAACTGA